From the Syngnathoides biaculeatus isolate LvHL_M chromosome 10, ASM1980259v1, whole genome shotgun sequence genome, one window contains:
- the ikbke gene encoding inhibitor of nuclear factor kappa-B kinase subunit epsilon isoform X2, with the protein MTASTPSYLWSLQDVLGQGATACVYKARNKRTGELVAVKVFNSASYNRTHEVQMREFEMLRKLNHKNIVKLYTVEELPSKQKVLVMEFCSGGSLLNLLEEPENAFGLAETEFLTVLQCVVQGMNHLRENGVVHRDIKPGNIMRQTGEDGRSVYKLTDFGAARELEEGEKFVSVYGTEEYLHPDMYERVVLRNHHQKTYGVSVDLWSIGVTFYHTATGSLPFLPFRGPRRDKQTMYKITTEKPKGAISGFQRVDNGPIEWSSYLPDSCQLSEGLKMHLVPVLAGILEVDQERCWSFDQFFTATTDILQRQPVHLFALQQAVAHCVYIHHHNTVSAFFEEVAMHTGIDAQHQQLLYLGHVLPLEGSMKVVNLPHTTVERPLILLSHGPEASSSLPFREPETPIIPAKFDVMADYNFTKLIVGVVHQYLRIVQLLHSHRELLLEGYYSYMMRLRRECEEAMHSIAQISIRLKSCLGIQHRIFTLGHHASENPGAVDKNDRLQQVNEHLPGYAAGIQEFQNRLDHLQIEQARLAETLNNDRSCQKMQMLLQKIVAIHQLYRKDRLSGKLLYNDEQIHKFEKIHLSSHIKRVKSLIRENCALRYKDLLDTTRTWSRILLEMQNHLQDFSSFSTGLLADLEITEQHQNKVCHRLRGRRRDVFGICFMLEIPNPKFNLISRPKILDKIFLTLQPCRAGEQQQQEIPLRDKEQMVSRFVMYHLKEEMEILVRELQCNNTIIESLEAVNSAVAVRPSLARPATL; encoded by the exons ATGACAGCAAGCACCCCCAGCTACTTGTGGTCCTTACAGGATGTCCTGGGTCAAGGGGCAACTGCCTGTGTCTACAAGGCTCGAAATAAG AGGACGGGTGAGTTAGTAGCAGTCAAAGTGTTCAACTCTGCGAGCTACAACCGCACACACGAGGTCCAGATGAGGGAGTTTGAGATGCTGAGAAAGCTcaaccacaaaaacattgtCAAGCTTTATACAGTGGAGGAG CTCCCATCCAAACAGAAAGTTCTAGTTATGGAATTTTGCTCAGGAGGAAGTTTGCTCAACCTGCTTGAAGAGCCAGAAAATGCTTTTGGCCTGGCCGAGACCGAGTTTCTCACTGTATTGCAATGTGTTG TGCAGGGAATGAACCATCTACGAGAGAACGGCGTGGTGCACAGGGACATTAAACCAGGCAACATAATGCGGCAGACGGGCGAGGACGGGAGGTCTGTCTATAAGCTGACTGACTTTGGCGCGGCAAGAGAACTGGAGGAAGGCGAGAAGTTTGTGTCCGTCTATGGAACTGAAGAATATCTG CACCCAGACATGTATGAGCGTGTGGTGCTTCGTAACCATCACCAGAAGACGTATGGAGTGAGTGTGGACCTGTGGAGCATTGGGGTGACATTTTACCACACTGCCACAGGGTCTCTCCCCTTTTTGCCATTCAGAGGACCCCGCAGGGACAAGCAAACCAT GTACAAAATCACCACAGAGAAACCAAAAGGGGCCATTTCTGGATTTCAGCGGGTCGATAATGGACCAATAGAGTGGAGCTCATACCTGCCGGACAGCTGCCAACTATCGGA GGGTCTCAAGATGCACCTAGTTCCAGTCCTTGCTGGTATTCTCGAGGTGGATCAGGAGAGGTGTTGGAGCTTTGACCAGTTTTTCACCGCCACAACAGACATCCTGCAGCGGCAGCCCGTGCACCTGTTTGCTCTCCAGCAGGCCGTAGCACACTGCGTCTACATTCATCATCACAACAC GGTGTCTGCCTTTTTTGAGGAAGTAGCGATGCACACTGGAATTGATGCCCAGCACCAACAGCTACTCTACTTGGGCCATGTACTCCCACTAGAGGGCAGCATGAAGGTGGTCAATCTCCCTCACACGACAGTTGAAAGACCTCTCATCTTGCTGAGTCATGGGCCAGAAGCAAGCAGCAGCCTACCCTTCAGAGAAC CAGAGACTCCAATCATCCCAGCCAAGTTTGATGTCATGGCAGACTACAACTTTACCAAG TTAATAGTGGGAGTGGTCCACCAGTATCTGAGAATAGTACAACTGCTGCACTCGCACAGAGAGCTGCTACTGGAAGGATATTACAGTTACAT GATGAGGTTGCGGAGGGAGTGTGAGGAAGCTATGCACAGTATTGCGCAGATAAGTATTAGACTCAAGTCCTGCTTGGGCATACAACACAGGATATTCACTCT AGGTCACCATGCTTCAGAAAACCCGGGTGCAGTTGATAAGAACGATAGGTTGCAGCAG GTCAATGAGCACCTGCCTGGGTACGCTGCAGGCATTCAGGAATTTCAGAATCGCCTGGACCACTTGCAGATAGAGCAGGCCCGGCTAGCAGAGACCCTGAATAATGACAGAAG CTGTCAGAAAATGCAGATGCTCCTTCAAAAGATTGTGGCGATTCATCAACTTTACCGGAAGGACAGACTCTCAGGCA AATTGTTATATAATGATGAGCAAATCCACAAGTTTGAAAA AATCCACCTGTCCTCGCACATCAAGCGGGTGAAATCTCTTATTAGAGAAAACTGTGCGCTAAGATACAAGGATCTGTTGGACACCACTAGGACATGGAGCAG AATTTTACTGGAAATGCAGAACCATCTACAAGACTTCAGTTCCTTCTCCACAGGCTTGTTGGCTGACCTTGAGATAACAGAACAGCACCAAAACAAA GTCTGCCATCGACTGCGGGGGCGGCGGAGAGATGTGTTTGGAATCTGCTTTATGCTAGAGATTCCAAATCCTAAATTCAACCTCATCTCTCGACCCAAGATTCTGGACAAAATCTTCCTCACACTACAGCCATGCAGAGCaggagagcagcagcagcaagaaATACCACTCAGGGACAAGGAACAAATGGTGTCCAGGTTCGT GATGTACCATCTAAAGGAAGAAATGGAAATTCTGGTCCGGGAACTGCAGTGTAACAACACCATTATTGAGAG TCTAGAAGCAGTGAACTCTGCAGTGGCCGTGCGGCCGAGCTTGGCCCGGCCCGCCACGCTGTGA
- the ikbke gene encoding inhibitor of nuclear factor kappa-B kinase subunit epsilon isoform X3, which produces MTASTPSYLWSLQDVLGQGATACVYKARNKRTGELVAVKVFNSASYNRTHEVQMREFEMLRKLNHKNIVKLYTVEELPSKQKVLVMEFCSGGSLLNLLEEPENAFGLAETEFLTVLQCVVQGMNHLRENGVVHRDIKPGNIMRQTGEDGRSVYKLTDFGAARELEEGEKFVSVYGTEEYLHPDMYERVVLRNHHQKTYGVSVDLWSIGVTFYHTATGSLPFLPFRGPRRDKQTMYKITTEKPKGAISGFQRVDNGPIEWSSYLPDSCQLSEGLKMHLVPVLAGILEVDQERCWSFDQFFTATTDILQRQPVHLFALQQAVAHCVYIHHHNTVSAFFEEVAMHTGIDAQHQQLLYLGHVLPLEGSMKVVNLPHTTVERPLILLSHGPEASSSLPFREPETPIIPAKFDVMADYNFTKLIVGVVHQYLRIVQLLHSHRELLLEGYYSYMMRLRRECEEAMHSIAQISIRLKSCLGIQHRIFTLGHHASENPGAVDKNDRLQQVNEHLPGYAAGIQEFQNRLDHLQIEQARLAETLNNDRSCQKMQMLLQKIVAIHQLYRKDRLSGKLLYNDEQIHKFEKIHLSSHIKRVKSLIRENCALRYKDLLDTTRTWSRILLEMQNHLQDFSSFSTGLLADLEITEQHQNKVCHRLRGRRRDVFGICFMLEIPNPKFNLISRPKILDKIFLTLQPCRAGEQQQQEIPLRDKEQMVSRMYHLKEEMEILVRELQCNNTIIESSLEAVNSAVAVRPSLARPATL; this is translated from the exons ATGACAGCAAGCACCCCCAGCTACTTGTGGTCCTTACAGGATGTCCTGGGTCAAGGGGCAACTGCCTGTGTCTACAAGGCTCGAAATAAG AGGACGGGTGAGTTAGTAGCAGTCAAAGTGTTCAACTCTGCGAGCTACAACCGCACACACGAGGTCCAGATGAGGGAGTTTGAGATGCTGAGAAAGCTcaaccacaaaaacattgtCAAGCTTTATACAGTGGAGGAG CTCCCATCCAAACAGAAAGTTCTAGTTATGGAATTTTGCTCAGGAGGAAGTTTGCTCAACCTGCTTGAAGAGCCAGAAAATGCTTTTGGCCTGGCCGAGACCGAGTTTCTCACTGTATTGCAATGTGTTG TGCAGGGAATGAACCATCTACGAGAGAACGGCGTGGTGCACAGGGACATTAAACCAGGCAACATAATGCGGCAGACGGGCGAGGACGGGAGGTCTGTCTATAAGCTGACTGACTTTGGCGCGGCAAGAGAACTGGAGGAAGGCGAGAAGTTTGTGTCCGTCTATGGAACTGAAGAATATCTG CACCCAGACATGTATGAGCGTGTGGTGCTTCGTAACCATCACCAGAAGACGTATGGAGTGAGTGTGGACCTGTGGAGCATTGGGGTGACATTTTACCACACTGCCACAGGGTCTCTCCCCTTTTTGCCATTCAGAGGACCCCGCAGGGACAAGCAAACCAT GTACAAAATCACCACAGAGAAACCAAAAGGGGCCATTTCTGGATTTCAGCGGGTCGATAATGGACCAATAGAGTGGAGCTCATACCTGCCGGACAGCTGCCAACTATCGGA GGGTCTCAAGATGCACCTAGTTCCAGTCCTTGCTGGTATTCTCGAGGTGGATCAGGAGAGGTGTTGGAGCTTTGACCAGTTTTTCACCGCCACAACAGACATCCTGCAGCGGCAGCCCGTGCACCTGTTTGCTCTCCAGCAGGCCGTAGCACACTGCGTCTACATTCATCATCACAACAC GGTGTCTGCCTTTTTTGAGGAAGTAGCGATGCACACTGGAATTGATGCCCAGCACCAACAGCTACTCTACTTGGGCCATGTACTCCCACTAGAGGGCAGCATGAAGGTGGTCAATCTCCCTCACACGACAGTTGAAAGACCTCTCATCTTGCTGAGTCATGGGCCAGAAGCAAGCAGCAGCCTACCCTTCAGAGAAC CAGAGACTCCAATCATCCCAGCCAAGTTTGATGTCATGGCAGACTACAACTTTACCAAG TTAATAGTGGGAGTGGTCCACCAGTATCTGAGAATAGTACAACTGCTGCACTCGCACAGAGAGCTGCTACTGGAAGGATATTACAGTTACAT GATGAGGTTGCGGAGGGAGTGTGAGGAAGCTATGCACAGTATTGCGCAGATAAGTATTAGACTCAAGTCCTGCTTGGGCATACAACACAGGATATTCACTCT AGGTCACCATGCTTCAGAAAACCCGGGTGCAGTTGATAAGAACGATAGGTTGCAGCAG GTCAATGAGCACCTGCCTGGGTACGCTGCAGGCATTCAGGAATTTCAGAATCGCCTGGACCACTTGCAGATAGAGCAGGCCCGGCTAGCAGAGACCCTGAATAATGACAGAAG CTGTCAGAAAATGCAGATGCTCCTTCAAAAGATTGTGGCGATTCATCAACTTTACCGGAAGGACAGACTCTCAGGCA AATTGTTATATAATGATGAGCAAATCCACAAGTTTGAAAA AATCCACCTGTCCTCGCACATCAAGCGGGTGAAATCTCTTATTAGAGAAAACTGTGCGCTAAGATACAAGGATCTGTTGGACACCACTAGGACATGGAGCAG AATTTTACTGGAAATGCAGAACCATCTACAAGACTTCAGTTCCTTCTCCACAGGCTTGTTGGCTGACCTTGAGATAACAGAACAGCACCAAAACAAA GTCTGCCATCGACTGCGGGGGCGGCGGAGAGATGTGTTTGGAATCTGCTTTATGCTAGAGATTCCAAATCCTAAATTCAACCTCATCTCTCGACCCAAGATTCTGGACAAAATCTTCCTCACACTACAGCCATGCAGAGCaggagagcagcagcagcaagaaATACCACTCAGGGACAAGGAACAAATGGTGTCCAG GATGTACCATCTAAAGGAAGAAATGGAAATTCTGGTCCGGGAACTGCAGTGTAACAACACCATTATTGAGAG CAGTCTAGAAGCAGTGAACTCTGCAGTGGCCGTGCGGCCGAGCTTGGCCCGGCCCGCCACGCTGTGA
- the ikbke gene encoding inhibitor of nuclear factor kappa-B kinase subunit epsilon isoform X5, whose product MTASTPSYLWSLQDVLGQGATACVYKARNKRTGELVAVKVFNSASYNRTHEVQMREFEMLRKLNHKNIVKLYTVEELPSKQKVLVMEFCSGGSLLNLLEEPENAFGLAETEFLTVLQCVVQGMNHLRENGVVHRDIKPGNIMRQTGEDGRSVYKLTDFGAARELEEGEKFVSVYGTEEYLHPDMYERVVLRNHHQKTYGVSVDLWSIGVTFYHTATGSLPFLPFRGPRRDKQTMYKITTEKPKGAISGFQRVDNGPIEWSSYLPDSCQLSEGLKMHLVPVLAGILEVDQERCWSFDQFFTATTDILQRQPVHLFALQQAVAHCVYIHHHNTVSAFFEEVAMHTGIDAQHQQLLYLGHVLPLEGSMKVVNLPHTTVERPLILLSHGPEASSSLPFREPETPIIPAKFDVMADYNFTKLIVGVVHQYLRIVQLLHSHRELLLEGYYSYMMRLRRECEEAMHSIAQISIRLKSCLGIQHRIFTLGHHASENPGAVDKNDRLQQVNEHLPGYAAGIQEFQNRLDHLQIEQARLAETLNNDRSCQKMQMLLQKIVAIHQLYRKDRLSGKLLYNDEQIHKFEKIHLSSHIKRVKSLIRENCALRYKDLLDTTRTWSRILLEMQNHLQDFSSFSTGLLADLEITEQHQNKILDKIFLTLQPCRAGEQQQQEIPLRDKEQMVSRFVMYHLKEEMEILVRELQCNNTIIESSLEAVNSAVAVRPSLARPATL is encoded by the exons ATGACAGCAAGCACCCCCAGCTACTTGTGGTCCTTACAGGATGTCCTGGGTCAAGGGGCAACTGCCTGTGTCTACAAGGCTCGAAATAAG AGGACGGGTGAGTTAGTAGCAGTCAAAGTGTTCAACTCTGCGAGCTACAACCGCACACACGAGGTCCAGATGAGGGAGTTTGAGATGCTGAGAAAGCTcaaccacaaaaacattgtCAAGCTTTATACAGTGGAGGAG CTCCCATCCAAACAGAAAGTTCTAGTTATGGAATTTTGCTCAGGAGGAAGTTTGCTCAACCTGCTTGAAGAGCCAGAAAATGCTTTTGGCCTGGCCGAGACCGAGTTTCTCACTGTATTGCAATGTGTTG TGCAGGGAATGAACCATCTACGAGAGAACGGCGTGGTGCACAGGGACATTAAACCAGGCAACATAATGCGGCAGACGGGCGAGGACGGGAGGTCTGTCTATAAGCTGACTGACTTTGGCGCGGCAAGAGAACTGGAGGAAGGCGAGAAGTTTGTGTCCGTCTATGGAACTGAAGAATATCTG CACCCAGACATGTATGAGCGTGTGGTGCTTCGTAACCATCACCAGAAGACGTATGGAGTGAGTGTGGACCTGTGGAGCATTGGGGTGACATTTTACCACACTGCCACAGGGTCTCTCCCCTTTTTGCCATTCAGAGGACCCCGCAGGGACAAGCAAACCAT GTACAAAATCACCACAGAGAAACCAAAAGGGGCCATTTCTGGATTTCAGCGGGTCGATAATGGACCAATAGAGTGGAGCTCATACCTGCCGGACAGCTGCCAACTATCGGA GGGTCTCAAGATGCACCTAGTTCCAGTCCTTGCTGGTATTCTCGAGGTGGATCAGGAGAGGTGTTGGAGCTTTGACCAGTTTTTCACCGCCACAACAGACATCCTGCAGCGGCAGCCCGTGCACCTGTTTGCTCTCCAGCAGGCCGTAGCACACTGCGTCTACATTCATCATCACAACAC GGTGTCTGCCTTTTTTGAGGAAGTAGCGATGCACACTGGAATTGATGCCCAGCACCAACAGCTACTCTACTTGGGCCATGTACTCCCACTAGAGGGCAGCATGAAGGTGGTCAATCTCCCTCACACGACAGTTGAAAGACCTCTCATCTTGCTGAGTCATGGGCCAGAAGCAAGCAGCAGCCTACCCTTCAGAGAAC CAGAGACTCCAATCATCCCAGCCAAGTTTGATGTCATGGCAGACTACAACTTTACCAAG TTAATAGTGGGAGTGGTCCACCAGTATCTGAGAATAGTACAACTGCTGCACTCGCACAGAGAGCTGCTACTGGAAGGATATTACAGTTACAT GATGAGGTTGCGGAGGGAGTGTGAGGAAGCTATGCACAGTATTGCGCAGATAAGTATTAGACTCAAGTCCTGCTTGGGCATACAACACAGGATATTCACTCT AGGTCACCATGCTTCAGAAAACCCGGGTGCAGTTGATAAGAACGATAGGTTGCAGCAG GTCAATGAGCACCTGCCTGGGTACGCTGCAGGCATTCAGGAATTTCAGAATCGCCTGGACCACTTGCAGATAGAGCAGGCCCGGCTAGCAGAGACCCTGAATAATGACAGAAG CTGTCAGAAAATGCAGATGCTCCTTCAAAAGATTGTGGCGATTCATCAACTTTACCGGAAGGACAGACTCTCAGGCA AATTGTTATATAATGATGAGCAAATCCACAAGTTTGAAAA AATCCACCTGTCCTCGCACATCAAGCGGGTGAAATCTCTTATTAGAGAAAACTGTGCGCTAAGATACAAGGATCTGTTGGACACCACTAGGACATGGAGCAG AATTTTACTGGAAATGCAGAACCATCTACAAGACTTCAGTTCCTTCTCCACAGGCTTGTTGGCTGACCTTGAGATAACAGAACAGCACCAAAACAAA ATTCTGGACAAAATCTTCCTCACACTACAGCCATGCAGAGCaggagagcagcagcagcaagaaATACCACTCAGGGACAAGGAACAAATGGTGTCCAGGTTCGT GATGTACCATCTAAAGGAAGAAATGGAAATTCTGGTCCGGGAACTGCAGTGTAACAACACCATTATTGAGAG CAGTCTAGAAGCAGTGAACTCTGCAGTGGCCGTGCGGCCGAGCTTGGCCCGGCCCGCCACGCTGTGA